The Methanosphaera stadtmanae DSM 3091 genome includes a window with the following:
- a CDS encoding glycosyltransferase family 39 protein: MINNFNLKNKLLILLIIISSIYTAILVHIQSIIGVSYWDIFVYLQNSMLFAHINIGSQLSVPPVLSLLTSIPFRMGFISETTLFCVSGILFILLIVGIYLLFNEKFSPELSFIGSLFFSMLSLVVTWAVTGSNDIPSLTFSVWALYFTIKGLNKSFNYYYLAFTCFLMAFFTRFTEGFILIVMISYILMNKDKFKVQINKNDILKLFMFIVFLCAIIGGFYLYKQHTIPFLSQFMEVSSSSQVSSVNIGYDLNPYYYIEYIPQLLTSTNVSLLYDKTLTTIYNTPTLLSYVILVLMCGGVILSFKGVYKKENIHNFSFILAVILGIITIITYLHVSYIFTEILFTITLLLLYKSSLNKINQMDLLMILWMGIFIILHSYHPVKVDRYILPTFIPITYFMINGIKNITIKNKKTPLIILTILLVILIPINYSYINSITHPNPQSYEEKQAATWLEAYDNQLTNYNISSDRGVAFSWYLKKYTYTTIPRVLEQNNETLENKLKTINAKYYIDATSNTTSIDGYHIIYTNNKEKYGIKIYQKD; the protein is encoded by the coding sequence ATGATTAATAACTTTAATTTAAAAAATAAATTATTGATTTTACTTATTATAATATCAAGTATATATACAGCAATTCTAGTACATATTCAATCAATTATTGGTGTTAGTTATTGGGATATCTTTGTTTATCTGCAAAATTCAATGTTATTTGCTCATATTAATATTGGTAGTCAACTTAGTGTTCCTCCAGTATTATCTCTATTAACATCAATACCCTTCAGGATGGGATTTATTTCTGAAACAACATTGTTTTGTGTTTCAGGAATATTATTTATTCTATTGATTGTTGGAATTTACTTGTTATTTAATGAGAAATTTTCACCAGAACTATCATTTATTGGAAGTTTATTCTTTTCAATGTTATCATTAGTTGTAACATGGGCTGTAACAGGATCAAATGATATTCCCTCATTAACATTTAGTGTATGGGCATTATATTTCACTATAAAAGGTTTAAATAAGAGTTTTAACTACTATTATCTTGCATTCACATGTTTTCTAATGGCTTTTTTCACTAGATTTACAGAGGGCTTTATTTTAATTGTAATGATAAGTTACATACTTATGAATAAAGATAAATTCAAAGTACAAATAAATAAAAATGATATTTTAAAGCTATTCATGTTCATTGTCTTTCTATGTGCTATTATAGGAGGATTTTATCTATATAAACAACATACAATTCCATTTCTAAGTCAATTTATGGAGGTATCTAGTAGTAGTCAAGTATCTTCAGTTAATATTGGTTATGATTTAAATCCATACTATTATATTGAATATATTCCACAATTATTAACAAGTACTAATGTAAGTTTGTTGTATGATAAAACACTAACAACAATATACAACACACCTACACTTCTTTCATATGTAATTTTAGTATTAATGTGTGGTGGTGTTATTTTATCATTTAAAGGAGTATATAAAAAAGAGAATATTCATAATTTCTCCTTTATATTAGCAGTGATTTTAGGTATTATAACAATAATAACATATCTTCATGTATCTTATATATTTACAGAAATATTATTTACAATAACATTACTGTTATTATATAAATCATCATTAAACAAAATAAATCAAATGGATTTACTTATGATTTTATGGATGGGAATTTTTATTATATTACATTCATATCATCCTGTGAAAGTTGATAGATATATTTTACCAACATTCATACCAATAACATACTTCATGATAAATGGAATAAAAAACATAACAATAAAAAATAAGAAAACACCACTAATAATACTAACAATATTGCTTGTTATACTAATACCAATTAACTACAGCTACATAAACTCAATAACACATCCAAATCCACAAAGCTATGAAGAAAAACAAGCAGCAACCTGGTTAGAGGCATATGATAATCAGCTAACAAACTACAATATATCCTCAGATAGGGGAGTAGCATTTAGTTGGTACTTAAAAAAGTACACCTACACAACAATACCAAGAGTATTAGAACAAAACAATGAAACACTAGAAAATAAACTAAAAACAATAAATGCTAAGTATTATATTGATGCAACAAGTAACACCACATCAATAGATGGATATCATATAATATACACAAATAATAAAGAGAAATATGGAATAAAAATATATCAAAAAGATTAG
- a CDS encoding ribosome biogenesis/translation initiation ATPase RLI, whose translation MSRIAILEKDKCQPKKCNYACIEYCPGVRMEEDTIIISEDDKKPEISEELCSGCGICVNRCVFNAINIINLPEVLDDKPIHRYGPNSFELFGMPTIEDGSVVGLLGPNGIGKSTILNILSGQIIPNFGNYNEEGSWDNVIEYFKGSQLQNYFKKLSNNEIKIAYKPQMVDQLPKVVKGKVSQLLEGVDERNKLDEVVEKLELKNTLDRRLGNLSGGELQRIAIAASVLKDANFYYIDEPTSWLDVKQRLNTVEVIRDLTKENRNVLVIEHDLATLDAMSDYVHVMYGEEGGYGVVSKLRGVRVGINAYINGFLKEENIRIRKQPIEFEIRPPSDLIDSDTITTYTDFHKKYDNFELKVDAGEVNQSQVITAFGPNGIGKTTYAKILAGVVKPDSGEVEEEIEIAYKPQYILSDFEGSVQDFLFMHAKGYGTNVFKTDISKPFDLDKILDKQVSKLSGGELQRLATAVTLSQDADVYLLDEPTAFLDVEQRLKVAKAIKHLITRDDTSAIIIDHDIIFIDYISDKAMVFYGESGVSGHSTAPIHLRDAMNKFLSDVDISFRRDKETNRPRVNKTDSYLDRQQKEQGEYYYLED comes from the coding sequence TTGTCTAGAATTGCTATTTTAGAAAAGGATAAATGTCAACCAAAGAAATGTAACTATGCATGTATTGAGTATTGTCCTGGAGTAAGAATGGAAGAAGATACAATAATAATAAGTGAAGATGATAAAAAACCAGAGATATCAGAAGAACTATGTTCTGGTTGTGGAATATGTGTAAATAGGTGTGTATTCAATGCAATAAATATCATTAACCTACCCGAAGTATTAGATGATAAGCCAATTCATAGATATGGGCCAAATAGTTTTGAATTATTTGGTATGCCAACAATAGAAGATGGTTCTGTTGTAGGTTTACTTGGACCAAATGGTATTGGAAAATCAACAATACTAAATATATTATCAGGTCAAATCATACCAAACTTTGGTAATTACAATGAAGAAGGTTCTTGGGATAATGTGATTGAATACTTTAAAGGGTCACAATTACAAAATTACTTTAAAAAACTAAGTAATAATGAGATAAAAATAGCATATAAACCACAAATGGTGGATCAACTACCAAAAGTAGTTAAAGGAAAGGTATCTCAACTTCTTGAAGGTGTAGATGAGAGAAATAAATTAGATGAAGTTGTTGAAAAACTTGAACTAAAAAATACATTAGATCGTAGACTAGGAAATTTATCTGGTGGGGAACTTCAAAGAATTGCAATAGCAGCTTCAGTTCTTAAAGATGCAAACTTCTATTATATAGATGAACCAACATCATGGCTTGATGTTAAACAAAGACTAAATACAGTAGAAGTAATTAGGGATTTAACAAAAGAAAATCGTAACGTACTTGTTATTGAACACGACCTTGCAACATTGGATGCTATGAGTGATTATGTTCATGTGATGTATGGTGAAGAAGGAGGATATGGTGTTGTATCTAAACTTCGTGGTGTAAGAGTTGGTATCAATGCATATATTAATGGATTTTTAAAAGAAGAAAATATAAGAATAAGAAAACAACCAATTGAATTTGAAATAAGACCACCAAGTGATTTAATAGACTCAGATACAATAACAACATACACTGACTTCCATAAGAAATATGATAACTTCGAACTTAAAGTTGATGCTGGTGAAGTTAATCAAAGTCAAGTAATAACAGCATTTGGACCAAATGGTATTGGTAAAACAACATACGCTAAAATATTAGCTGGAGTTGTAAAACCTGATAGTGGTGAAGTTGAAGAAGAGATTGAAATTGCATATAAACCACAGTATATCTTATCTGACTTTGAAGGTTCGGTACAAGATTTCTTATTTATGCATGCAAAGGGTTATGGAACAAATGTATTTAAAACAGATATTTCAAAACCTTTTGATTTAGATAAGATTCTTGATAAACAAGTAAGTAAATTATCTGGTGGAGAATTACAAAGATTAGCTACAGCTGTAACTCTATCACAAGATGCAGATGTTTATCTTCTTGATGAACCTACAGCATTCCTTGATGTTGAACAAAGACTAAAAGTTGCTAAAGCAATAAAACACTTAATAACAAGGGATGATACATCAGCTATTATTATTGACCATGATATTATCTTTATTGATTATATATCTGATAAAGCAATGGTATTTTATGGTGAATCTGGAGTATCTGGTCATTCAACAGCACCAATTCACCTAAGAGATGCTATGAATAAATTCTTATCTGATGTTGATATTTCATTTAGACGTGATAAGGAAACAAACAGACCAAGAGTAAATAAAACAGATAGTTATCTTGACAGACAACAAAAAGAACAAGGTGAATACTACTATCTTGAAGATTAA
- a CDS encoding glycosyltransferase family 39 protein, which produces MINSFKKVIKDNKIELFYITFLIISLLVISIPRLFTQYSIGIGNWDTYLYLENARSFASMGWGDVASISPVVPYILSLFFRIINSTPQEAIFNLSVLMYIVGTVSLYLIFRFKFNHMISYVGSIIYATFTLLYSWVAIGGNDITGVSLTLLTIYLILLAHEKNNKYYYIAMPIAAFAFLSRYTAGVMIFAIIFYLLINKISKNEFKTFIKGSVLGVLCVSPFLYHFYRILSTPFPFLGQFSGTVNNTKVLDAGYLPDTMYYIKHIPNYITSYIPHTGATFENVVNPMGNIPSVISYVFIILCIIGIFLIFYNSYKYVIKSNRRLLTGNNQINIIIALILTIICLISINSVSYIITTILTLSVLYIIKHILEDYDIWYLNYDLLMLSLLLVYIIFQSILSTKNDRYFITVLPFIAYFITNALYYIYNFIDFKIEIKNIKISTIISIVIVLFLLGNSLCYNNNIPEENHFNNIQQACKWFDDNCEFDNTTVIYSDNWPAVSWYLNVYCRRGVPDVTMENTTWTFTKNILKSNDEHEPASFYIDTNNENKMDYVGLSKIKSINDVQIYQNTYEKEYNIRSRGLLEYKDYYNMLFKEHMNESDYYD; this is translated from the coding sequence ATGATAAATAGTTTTAAAAAAGTTATTAAAGATAATAAAATAGAATTATTCTACATTACATTTCTAATAATTTCTCTACTAGTTATTAGTATTCCTAGATTATTTACACAATACTCTATAGGAATTGGTAATTGGGATACGTATCTTTATTTAGAAAATGCTCGTAGTTTTGCTAGTATGGGATGGGGTGATGTTGCTAGTATTTCACCTGTTGTTCCATATATATTATCATTATTCTTTAGAATAATAAATAGTACACCTCAAGAGGCAATATTTAATCTAAGTGTATTGATGTACATAGTAGGAACTGTTAGTTTATATTTAATATTTAGATTCAAGTTTAATCATATGATAAGTTATGTTGGAAGTATAATTTATGCAACATTTACCCTACTTTATTCATGGGTTGCCATTGGAGGTAATGATATAACAGGTGTTTCATTAACATTACTTACAATATATCTTATATTATTAGCACATGAAAAAAACAATAAATACTATTATATTGCCATGCCAATAGCGGCATTTGCATTTTTATCAAGATACACAGCAGGAGTAATGATTTTTGCAATAATCTTTTATTTATTAATTAATAAAATAAGTAAAAATGAATTTAAAACCTTCATTAAAGGTAGTGTTCTTGGAGTATTATGTGTTAGTCCATTTCTGTATCATTTCTATAGAATTTTATCCACACCTTTTCCATTTCTGGGACAATTTAGTGGTACTGTAAATAATACAAAAGTTCTTGATGCAGGATATCTTCCAGATACAATGTATTATATTAAACATATACCTAACTACATTACAAGTTATATACCACATACTGGTGCTACCTTTGAAAATGTAGTAAATCCTATGGGTAACATTCCATCTGTTATAAGCTATGTTTTTATAATATTATGTATAATTGGAATTTTTTTAATATTCTACAATAGTTATAAATATGTAATTAAAAGTAATAGAAGACTTTTAACAGGAAATAATCAAATCAATATAATAATAGCACTAATACTTACAATAATATGTCTTATTAGTATTAACAGTGTATCATATATCATTACAACAATACTTACACTTTCAGTATTATACATAATAAAGCATATACTGGAGGATTATGATATTTGGTACTTAAATTATGATTTATTGATGTTATCCTTGCTACTGGTTTATATAATATTCCAATCAATACTCTCTACTAAAAATGATCGTTACTTTATCACAGTATTACCATTTATAGCATACTTCATTACAAATGCCCTATATTATATCTATAATTTCATTGACTTTAAAATTGAAATAAAAAATATTAAAATATCAACAATAATATCTATAGTGATTGTATTGTTCCTTCTTGGAAATTCATTATGTTATAATAATAATATTCCAGAAGAAAATCATTTTAATAACATTCAACAGGCATGTAAATGGTTTGATGATAATTGTGAATTTGATAATACAACAGTAATTTATTCTGATAATTGGCCTGCAGTATCATGGTATTTGAATGTGTATTGTCGTAGAGGTGTTCCTGATGTTACTATGGAAAATACTACATGGACATTTACTAAGAATATATTAAAAAGTAATGATGAGCATGAACCTGCATCATTTTATATTGATACAAATAATGAAAATAAGATGGATTATGTTGGACTTAGTAAGATTAAAAGTATTAATGATGTGCAAATCTATCAAAATACCTATGAAAAGGAATATAACATACGAAGTCGTGGTTTACTAGAATATAAAGATTATTATAACATGCTATTTAAAGAACATATGAATGAAAGTGATTATTATGATTAA
- a CDS encoding ATPase, whose amino-acid sequence MYTKEELIEKIIKIREDIGHDHVQPEIKEIHYENDELTIIAPDRPEKSIIIGKGGWVVGKLREQLHVKSIHVISYTDIVLKKYQLELSLKHVKKIIDNVIPENYIEPFNNLYKLLEKKYNAPYNNTIVSNYIKENIDRQPIENTPVVVALSGGVDSSFTTVLTKALGFNLETVTVNPGTIILPNQFKHNIHNLTTAINVKHTYLETDMTHIIEEALSGKIHPCGRCSSHIEEVVSDYLKDTQKSVMIYGDLLSTGSQSIVKKDDIIRINLPALFRMEKSEIKTIVTNYSVKKIKGYGCPLVVQVHKKYPQYRSFSIQRVLRETRAGILEPGEALDLIKTI is encoded by the coding sequence ATGTATACAAAAGAAGAATTAATAGAAAAAATCATTAAAATAAGAGAAGATATTGGACATGATCATGTTCAACCAGAAATAAAAGAAATACATTATGAAAATGATGAATTAACAATTATAGCACCAGATAGACCAGAAAAATCAATAATCATAGGTAAAGGTGGATGGGTAGTAGGAAAACTAAGAGAACAACTACATGTTAAATCAATTCATGTAATATCATACACAGATATAGTTCTAAAAAAATATCAATTAGAATTATCTCTAAAACATGTGAAAAAAATAATAGATAATGTAATTCCAGAAAACTACATAGAACCATTTAACAACCTATATAAACTACTTGAAAAAAAATACAATGCACCATACAACAATACAATAGTATCCAACTACATCAAAGAAAACATAGATAGACAACCAATAGAAAACACACCTGTTGTAGTAGCACTATCAGGTGGAGTTGACAGTAGCTTCACAACAGTACTTACAAAAGCATTGGGATTTAATTTAGAAACAGTAACAGTAAATCCTGGAACTATAATTCTTCCAAATCAATTTAAGCATAATATTCATAATCTAACAACAGCAATCAATGTAAAACATACATATCTTGAAACAGACATGACTCATATTATAGAAGAGGCATTAAGTGGTAAAATACATCCATGTGGTAGATGTTCAAGTCACATTGAGGAAGTAGTATCTGACTATCTAAAAGATACACAAAAATCAGTAATGATATATGGTGACTTACTATCTACAGGTTCACAATCAATTGTAAAAAAAGATGATATTATTAGAATAAATCTACCAGCACTATTTAGAATGGAAAAATCAGAAATAAAAACTATTGTAACAAATTATTCAGTGAAAAAAATTAAAGGATATGGATGTCCTCTAGTTGTCCAGGTTCATAAAAAATATCCCCAGTACAGATCATTTTCAATACAAAGAGTACTTAGAGAAACAAGAGCAGGAATTCTTGAACCTGGAGAAGCCCTTGATTTAATTAAAACTATTTAA
- a CDS encoding histone family protein: METLPIAPIGRILSNAGAPRATKDAKVELSQQLTELGEIIADEAVAIAKHSGRKTVKASDVELAVKLKF, encoded by the coding sequence ATGGAGACTTTACCTATTGCACCAATTGGTAGAATTCTATCAAATGCAGGTGCACCTAGAGCAACAAAAGATGCAAAAGTAGAATTATCCCAACAATTAACAGAATTAGGGGAAATTATAGCTGACGAAGCTGTAGCTATTGCAAAGCATTCTGGTAGAAAAACAGTGAAAGCATCTGATGTTGAACTAGCGGTAAAACTCAAATTTTAA
- a CDS encoding DUF3096 domain-containing protein, whose amino-acid sequence MVNIDSTQCLYVLCIIAGILILIYPALVAYIIGLFLIIYGVLQVIK is encoded by the coding sequence ATGGTTAATATTGATAGTACACAATGTTTATATGTTTTATGTATTATAGCAGGTATTTTAATACTGATATATCCTGCACTTGTAGCTTATATTATAGGATTATTTTTAATTATATATGGAGTTCTTCAAGTAATTAAATAG